CATCCCATTTTCCTTTTGCGGGTTCAGGACAGAATTACAGGTCCTTTAAAAACCATTATGTGTCTTGAGGCTCTGGGACCCAGCAAGGCTGAGCACTTGCCCTGGGGCACTGGCCTTGTTTGACTGGAGGAAAGTCCCCCTCAGGtctcacctcctcctcttcctctgaacTGTCCTCTCTGACTCTCTCAAAGTCATGTCCTAGGAGAGGtctgggttctggccagaggacCAAGGACTTGGTGTCCATGGTGCCTCCACTGCTCTCTAGGAAAAGAAGCTCTATCTCCTTGATGaccccctggctgctgtggatgCAGACGTGGCCAACCACCTGCTGCATAGGTGCATCCTGGGAGCGCTGAGCCATACCACACGGCTGCTCTGCACCCACCGCACTGAGTACCTGGAGAAGGCTgacctggtgctgctgctggaggCCGGGCGCCTGGTCCGGGCTGGTAATGTGGTCTGCAGGGCAGGAGTCGGCCAGTGAGGGAGCCATTACCTGGGTGTAACTGGGGAAAAAGGACAGGTGGATTGTCAAGTGCAGACTCCGCCACCCCTCTGTGTGTGGCCTGCTCATCCTTCTTTCTAACGGGAGCCTCTGTCCTGCCTTCCCGGAACCAATGTGAGGAAAcgaggcaggagggaaaggagcACACTGGCCAAAGGCCCGGTGGCTTTGGGACTTGGGATTTGTGACCGGGTGCGTTGGGAACTTAGACGCCCGGGGTCACTGAGAACAGTCTGATGCCcttggagaagagaaagcaatttTAGAacagtcttttatttaaaaaaaaaatcctgaaggaTTATTATCCAGAGGGACAAGACCATCTGCAAGTTTACTGGGAGAGAAATAGGACGTGAGGCTCCACCAGAGTGTTAGGGATTCTCTGCGGTGTGAGGAGAAAGCTCAGCAGTACCGAGAGGTGACTCTGGACAGAGCGCTCACGGGTGCTATGACTCCTGGGGTGAATATTTTCTGTCGGTGCCGATTGGACTCCAGACACAGAGGGGATGGATTTGATGGTTCTGCCCAGACTCTGGGGGTTCAGGGCAGAGCTGTGCTAAGGTGGGTCCAAAAAGcattgggggtgggagtggatTGGCACACATATTTAGAAAAGCCTAGTATATTTCTAGAATAGTCCCTTCCTGATCTCCCATGCTTCCTTCCAGGGCCTCCCTCTGAGATCTTGCCATTGGTGCAAGCTGTTCCCAAAGTCTGGGCTGAGGACGGGCAAGAGTCTCACTCAGGTATGGCCCGAGGATGGGAGGAGGTGGCCTGCTCCTCACCGGGACCCTGGAGAGAGATGCTTTCTACAGAGCTTGCCTGCCCCTCTGAAACACTGAGGTTTTCAACTGTCAGCCTGCAAGCTTAGTCCCCCCTGACCTCCCTGATCTTCCCAGCCACAGCCCAGTCAGTGTGGAACccagagaaaacaaaggaggggctgaaggtggaagagggtgcaTCTGGCCGCCTGCTGCAGGAAGAAAGCAAGAAGGAGGGCGCCGTGGCCTTCCACGTGTACCGAGCATACTGGAGGGCCGTAGGCGCGGGCCTGGCCCTGGCCATCCTTTCTTCGCTGCTCCTCATGCAAGGTAGGGATAAACCCCGGGGGCCCTTATCCCACCCACAGCCCTGTCTTCTGGGTCCCCATCACATCCTTCGCCTTGTACCAACCCTTACAGAGCCCAGAGACTCACCAGGCATGGTGACAGCCGGGACAATAGGCCTGCCCCCAGTTCTGAGAGTCCCAGAGGCCAGACAGATCCACTCTGTAGCCATCTGCTGATCTGTCCCATTCAGCAGATTGGAGATCACATCCTCCCCAGACCTGAGGGGTGATAGACCCACGAACGAAGCACACACCAGGGCCGACATGGAATcgtggcagggcagggagggccagcAGAGTGAGGAAGGGCAGAAACTAGAGTCAAGGTTACAGGATTAGAATAAAGGAGGTGAGTCTCCCTCGCGGCTTTCTCTTTCCCATCCCCACCCAGCCACGAGGAACGCTGCTGACTGGTGGCTCTCCCACTGGATCTCTCAGCTGAAGGCAGCCAGCAATAACTCCAAGGAGGTGGCAGCCCCCCTCACCCTGGACTCCACAGggctcctctctgctcagctgctcCTCTTCTCCCCCAGAAGCTTCTAGtgagtggctggggctggggttgtCAGAGCGGTTGCCAGGCAGGCAGTGAGAGTTGCGGGGCTGTGTCTCTGGAGAATGGGGGACAGTggtatgggggaggggagggagcccccAGTGGCCCTACTTTCGGTTAcccacagcctcctccccaccacccagcacctCAGTGTCCCTACTGCCCAAAGCTGCCCCCAGTGGCTCCTCAGACGTCCGCTTCTACCTCACCGTGTATGCAACCATCGCTGGTGTCAACTCCCTCTGCACCCTTCTCCGAGCGGTGCTCTTCGCAGCGGGCACCCTGCGAGCGGCTGCCACCCTGCATCGCCGCCTGCTGTGCCGAGTTCTTCTGGTGAGCGGATGAGAAggtgggggtggtgtggggagCCCTCCCAATGCCTGGGCTTCATCTGGGGCCCCAGCCTACCTCCTAGTCCTCAGGAGAATATAGCCCCAAACAGGTGCGTGCACTATTTGACAACTTGAGACCTGGAAAGGCCGAGAGCAGAGAGGCTGCTGGACTCCGAACCCAGTTACCTAACTGTACAGCTTTCTAATATGTAACATGGGGAGGAGAGATTCATCCTCCAAGTCACTTCCGTTTTGGACTTCCTGCGGAGGGCTGAGCTACGCGCCCCTTGGTTCATGCGAAGTCCCTTTGGTGTTTTGCTTATTTATCCATCCCTTTCTTTTCTGCGTACCCTTTGCCCAGTTCCCCGCCTTTCCTTGAACAGCAACCATTCTAAGTGTGTTTAATACgtatctttttgtctttttgtgaaaTGCCTATGTTTTGTGTTCAGGTATTTTTATAAGTGAAATTTTGtttcttacaatttttatttaggGCTGTTTCTAAGATCCGTTCTGGTTGCTATGTGTATACCTATTCTAGTCTGTTGCTTATCCATGGACTTagtatgaagattaaattaattaGTATATGGAAAGGGCTTaggatagtgcctggcacatactaagtGCTCAATTGGCAATTATTATTAATGTTGCTGTTAAAGCTCTTTCTTGTCCTTTATCTTATTTGGGTTTATagtaaccctgtgaggtaggtattatcatccccattttacagacgaggaaacagaggctcagagggtgTAGGTGACCCAGGCGAGGCTCTTTCCCCAGAGAGCCAGGCTGTGAACCCAGTACCGTGTAGGTCTTTCCACTGCCTGTCAGGGACCAAGCAGCACACTGTTCCACCTCCTCCAGAAGCCAAGTAGGGGACATCCTCAGGGTGTGAAGGAATTCGTTTATCATAAACTGTCATTAGGAGGTGCTTCGGAAAGTCCTTCACCTAGTCTCCTGCCTTAAGGTAGGGCTGTTCCCCAAATAACAGCAGAGAGTTGGGGGACGGGGAAGGTGGGGACAGAGAAAGGGGGCTATACCTAATGAGACTACCTCCCATTAGTAGACCAAGTATCGGGCAGTCACTGAGCACTTCCTCCGTGCCAGGCAGACTGTGCCAAGGACCTGACTGCTACCTATGTGGCCTTTAATCCCCCTAATAGCCCCGTAAGGTGCAGTTCCATTATTAGCCATTTTTGAAACGGGGGACAGGGGCCTCGATAGATTAAGCCTCTTGCCTGGGGTTTCACATCCactaagtggcagaactggaatCCCAGtagcagtctgactccagagcctctCGCACAACCATGAGACAATGCGACTTGGACCACTGCCCTCGCCACTCTGCCCCGCCCTGGGCAACCAGGGTGTTCCTCCTGGCATCTGACGCAGTCGCACTCACTGGCCTGAAGTCCCCATATTCTGGAGAGAGGCGTAGGCATGTCTAGCATAGAGGTAGCGGAATGGCCAGCATGGCCTCTCAGGGTCACCACTGGCCAGAGGGacagtctctctcttttctaccCTGGGATAGTCTTCTCCAGGCCCCACCTGtccatcctctctgcccctttctTATTCTCTACCTCGGGCCTCCCTCCGCACCCACCTCCCCCGGGATGGCCCAACCCCCCTtctctgccaggccctgcccttgCCCAaccacacccctcctcccaggccccagtGACCTTCTTCGACTCCACGCCTGTGGGCCGGGTCCTAAACCGCCTCTCCTCTGACGTGGCCTGTGTGGACGACAGCTTGCCTTTCATCCTCAACATCCTCCTGGCCAACGCAGCGGGCCTGCTGGGCCTCCTGGCTGTGCTGGGCTCCggcctgccctggctgctgctgctgctgccgcctctGAGCCTCATCTACTACCGAGTACAGCGTCGTTACAGGGCCTCCTCGAGGGAGCTGCGGCGCCTGGGCAGCCTCACCCTGTCTCCACTCTACACCCACCTGGCTGACACCTTAGCTGGCCTCCCTGTGCTCCGGGCCACCGGGGCCATTGACAGGTGTGGGGTCTGCCTCTCCCAACCAGGGCCAGGGGGAtgaggtgctggggtggggggcagagggtccCTTAAGAAGAAGGGCACATGGGGAGGTGGGCTTCAGGTCTCCTGAGAAGGGAAAGGTGGGTGAGGGCActaagggaaagaggaaaggaacagagaaaagggCTAGTGAGGCAGAGCAGCCCCCTATGAAAGGGCACGCTGACCTCTCCAGACCCCAAGGTGAGGCCTGTGGGTGTACAGCTCAGCTCCAGGAAGGAGCCGTGTTGTGGGGAAGTCTGGGCAAGTCATTGCCACAGTGGGGTGCTATCACTTCCCTCCTGGCCTCCCCCAGGTTTGAGGAGGAGAACCAGAGGCTCTTGGAGCTAAACCAAAGGTGCCAGTTCGCATCCAGTGCCACGATGCAGTGGCTGGACATTCGGCTTCAGCTCATGGGGACTGCGGTGGTCAGTGCCATCGCAGGCATCGCCCTGGTGCAGCACCAGCAGGGCCTCGCCAACCCAGGTACCGCCCCGGGACCTTCATGCTCACCTCAGAAGCATGTGATTCCCATCCCCTGGCCCAGACCTCTCCCTACACTGTCCCCGAGCATTTTCTCCTGCCACCCAGGGTTTCCTATGAGGATGTATTATAATTCTCCTGCCCCTGATTTTagagttgaggaaactgagtctcaagaAGTGACTGGCCCAGGTGATGGATCTGGTACTAGAACTAGTCTTCTGACTCCTCCTCTTCcccgctccacccccacccccagcactctGCCAGGCCCACCTGTCTGCCACCTGCCATTCCCCATAGCCTCTCCAGACCCACTCCACTGCCTTGCATCTGGCCTGCTGTGGTGCTGGTCTGGTGCTGGTCTGGTGCTGGCAtcttcctgcttctctgctgGCCTCCTTTAAATGCCCGCAGCCCACAGCTTCAGTTGCCCATTCTGCCTTACTCCTCCCAACACGCATCCCAGTGTCCAAGCCTCCCCTAGTGGCTGGTGTTCCTCTCCTGCTAGGACTGGTGGGCCTGTCACTGTCTTATGCCCTGTCCCTGACGGGTCTGCTCTCGGGCCTGGTGAGCAGCTTCACGCAGACGGAGACCATGCTGGTGAGCGTCGAGCGGCTGGAGGAGTACTCTTGCAACGTgccccaggagccccaggcccGGCCGATGCAGGTAGGCCTGCACCTCcaccctgggcctggtgctggcaCCCTGAAGGGTCCTCCCGATGGCCCATGTTCCTTTCACTCCTCGCCACTTTTCTCAGCTCCTCTAATGTCCCTGTGTGACCTCCCCTTGCTTCACTGTGTCCCTCATCCTTGTGTctgttctcccctctctcctttacTTGCCCtcatttctcccacctttcctctcATGCCATCCGTTTCTCATTAttcccttcttctcctccccGTGTCTCCCATTCTCACccatctccctcttccccacccacgAACCCCACCAGCTAGGCACTGGCTGGCTGACCCAGGGGAGCGTGGAGTTCCAGGATGTGGTGCTGGTGTACCGGCCAGGGCTGCCAAATGCCCTGGATGGGGTGACCTTCCGCGTACAGCCTGGAGAGAAGTTGGGCATCGTGGGCCGCACGGGCTCTGGCAAGTCTTCCCTGCTGTCAGTGCTCTTCCGGCTGCTGGAACCCAGTTCGGGGCGAGTGCTCCTGGATGGAGTAGACACCAGCCAGCTGGAGCTGGCTGAGCTCAGGTCTGGGGTAGCGAGAAGAAGAGAACCAGACTACTGGCACTTAGAAGGAGGCCTAGCCAGGAAGGCTTTGCATAAACTTAGGGCAGCCAGGGGCGGCTGGCGGCGAGAAGGGGGATAGGACAAGCAGGCGAGGAGAGTGAGCTCCCAGTGCTGAGGTCCAGGGTTAGAGCTGTGGTCTCGAGGTCTTTACTCTGACCCAGGCCCACCTTTCCAGCTCCATCTTTCTTGTACTTCCCAGTATGCCCCCTGCATTCTAGACCACCAGTCCCTGTACCCTGAATGAGAGCCTCCCAGTTCTGCGCCCAAGACACTCATCCCCCCCACACCCTTAGGCTTGGTGGGTGCTGTTCTGGACAGCTCAAGACCTGGGCCAGTTGCCCAGGCCACAAGAGGCCACATCTGGGGCTAAacacccctccaccacccccaggTTAGCCTAGTGTCATTTTCTCTGCATTCCACGATGTGGGAAAGGTAGAGAAGCCCTGTTCTGAAGCCCATTACTGATCCCAGGCCTTGGCCCTGCCTTTGCCACCTTTCCTAACTTGGGGCGGCCTTACATTAGAGCTCCACCCTATGGCTCCCCAGGACCGTTTCCAGGCCCTCCAACCCTGACGTGTCCCTGCCCTACTATTTGAACTCTGCTCATTCCTTGCCACTGCTGCTGTGCCAGTGTCTGTGGGAGTCAGGGCGACACTTGGCCCACTCTTGTTCTCCGTGCGTGGTGGCTCAGGGAGATGTACGCTCCTTAAAGACAGAGTCTAGGCCTTGGTTTCTCTGGTTTTCCTCAAAGTACCTGCATGGTTCCAGAACATGGCTGACCAACTGGGGCGCAGAGTGAGGGTTACATTCAGGTCTTCTCCCTAAGTGTTCCTGGGGGTGCTGGACCTATAGCTAAAACCTGTGCTGGGAGCCACAGTGATCACATCTTCAGCCTAGACCCCATGTGCGGTCCCCTCCTTGTTCCCCAGATCCCAGCTGGCTATCATCCCCCAGGAGCCCTTTTTGTTCAGTGGGACTGTTCGGGAAAACCTGGACCCCCGTGGCCTGTATGAGGACCTGGCCCTGTGGCAGGCTCTGGAGCAGTGCCACCTGAGTGAGGTGATCACATCCATGGGTGAGTACCAGGCCCTACCCTGCAGagtggaagaggaggaagcagggagggggcaTGGAGAGGCCTGGGACCCAGAGGTGAAGTGCTGTGCCTTGCAGGCGGTCTGGATGGTGAGCTGGGCGAGGGGGGCCGGAGCTTATCgctggggcagaggcagctgcTGTGTCTAGCCAGGGCTCTCCTCACAGATGCCAAGGTAAGGTGAGAGGAAGGGACATTTGAGAGGGCCGGGAAGAAGGCAGAGGCATGTGAGGGGTGAGGAAGTGAGTTGGGGAGAGGTCTCGGGGGACCAAGTTAGTTTTCATTTTAGAGCTGGAGGTGGGGAGCTGTAGGCTGGGCCGGGCCCAGTGCAAGGTAGGCGCTGGTGCTTGGGCAGGAGCCAAGGCTAACCCGCTTCCCTGTCCTCCCGCCCACCCCTCCACATGTCCCAGGTCCTGTGCATCGATGAGGCCACGGCGAGTGTGGACCAGAAGACAGACCAGCTGCTCCAGCAGACCATCTGCAAACGCTTTGCCAACAAGACAGTGCTGACCATTGCGCACAGGTGTGCAAGTGTCTAGTGTGAGACTCTGGTCAGAGGCTGTGGTGTCAGGTaccccaggggccagggccctAGAGATTCCAAACCCCTGTGAACCTCAGCTCCTCGCTCTCATGGCACTTGTCTGAAGGAACCtgcggcccccaccccccagcagagCCAGGGATAAAGTCTGTGGGCAGATCAGTGGTATtcaagggaggagaggagggaatgaGGGTCAGCTTTCTGCTGTCGGATGTGGCCCTCCATCCCCCTCACAGACCACCCCTCCCACACAGGCTCGGCACTATCCTGAACTCTGACCGGGTGCTGGTGCTGCAAGCTGGGAGGGTCGCGGAGCTGGACTCCCCGGCCGCCCTGCGCAACCGGCCCCACTCTCTGTTCCAGCAGCTGTTGCAGAGCAGCCAGCAGGGAGCCTGCTCCTCCcgtgaggacacagcagggtccccaccctccagggtctcccctctgctgggtgtctGAGAGCAGAGGTGTGTTTACATTCTCCCCCACGGCTCTACCTCACCAGCACTGCCAAGAGAGGAGGAGGTGTCACCAGTTCCTCTTTGAGAACCACTCCTAAGGCAGTGCCCCACGGTTTCCCCAGAACCAGGCCTCTGCTCTGGCCCTCTTATATCTGAGACTGCAGGCAGGTTTTTCTGGCCAAGGAGCCTGCTTATAATTTCATACTTTTATTGGATAAAATTCCCATCTTACAGTctgtgtattaaaaaaataatatttcttgtgTGAGGCTGCTGAGGGGTGGTAAGAAAGGACCACTCCGGTctgaggggcagaggaggtgaaggagggggCGCGGAAGCCCCCACATCCATCACAGTGCTGTGGTCTTTCCCGGCTCAGGGGGCAGGTCTGGCGGCAAGGGGGGCCCCGCAGGCAGCATGCTAACCTGACACCCCTGGTCCTGGCGCGCCGGGGCGTAGTGTGGTGCAGGGTAGCAACAGGGTCCAGGGGGGCAGACGCCCCGGCGCCAGGCCCTCAGGGTCAGCAACACCGTGGACAGGACCAGGGCAGCAGTGAGCGCCCCAAACACCACCATGGCCACCAGGCCAGACTCACCCAGCCCCGCCTCGTGCCTCCGTACCACCTCCTTCACTGAGATGCGCAGCAGACCAGCCCCTGCACTGTGAGGGACAGGCCCCGTGGCAGGCCCCACCACAGCTGAAGTGGGCCCTGGGGGGATGTCTGCCATGGTGGCAGGGTCTGGGACAGGTAAGACTAGCTCACAAGTCTTGCCGCCGTAGCCACTGGGACACAGACAGTCGAAGTCATGGACACGGTCCCGACAGCGGGCCCCTCTCTGGCATGGACGGCTGGCACAGTCATCCAGGTTGATGGTGCAGAAGCGACCAGCAAAGCCCtcggggcagaggcaggagaagcGGTTTACTCCGTCCACGCAGGTGGCGCCGTTAGCACAAGGCCGCATCAGACAGTCGTCTACGTTCACCTCGCAGTGGGCACCCACAAAGCCTGCCAAGCAGCGGCACGTGAAGTTGAGGGCAAAGCCCTGGTCATCCTGGCACTGCCCGCCATTCTGGCatggggagctggggtggaggtgggagagggcttTGATACGGACTCACACCTGCACGGTAGCCCAGGTCAGCATGCTGACCACCGCCACCTCACCCCCTTCCAGCAATGTCATGCTAAGCCACACTCTGAGCCTCCAATGCCGcctttaaaaaatgggaataCAAGTAGTACCCAGCTTCCACactgagggttaaatgagatcacCCAATGTCAAGCAGTTAGCGTGGGGCTTGGCCTGAATGTGAGGCTAAGGCAAGTGTACTGTCACCCCGCTGACACTGGAGTGCCTCTGCAGGCCTGTCTCCTTGTGCACACAGGGAGGTGGAAGGCTGCTCTGTGGAACATCTTAGCGGCCACGTGGCAGCTTTCCTGGGAGGATGAGGGGATCCGAGGTCctcaacctcccccaccccaacagccaGAGCAGTCACACACTGGTCTGTTACACCTCCAGTTGCTGGAGATTTTTGTTGAAGAAATGGTTCAGGTGGTATAAAAAAGCTGAGAAACCCTGAACGAGGGACACTTCAGCAGGCTGGGGTTTTATCCTCTGGTGCCCCCAGGACTTCTGACCCTCAGCCCTACAacttcaccaccaccccctcaGCAGTGCTGTCTAACCCTGAACTCACCCTGCCTGCTCACAGGGTCCGGTCTTGCGCTCACAGTCCCGCCCATGGAAGCCGGGTGGGCACACACAGTGGTACTCGCCGCCCCCGTCATATACACACTGGCCTCCGTTCCGGCAGGGAGACTGCATGGTACAGATGTGCTCATCTacagagagacagggaaggcTCCGAGATAGCCCCTTACATCTGGCACCCAGacctgcccaggccccacctaCAGCTCTGTGGATGCAGCTTACATGGCAAACCCACCCAGGCTGGTGCAGTGTGGTGGGAAAACAACACCGAGTTCGGAACCGGCAGCTCCTAGCTCTGACAACGTCAGTGTCTCAGAGTGACTGGGCAAGTTCTACCTCACCTGTGGGCCTCGGCTTCCTCATCTGAAAGATGAGTACAATTTTCTGCAGCTGCCATGCCTACCGCATGGGGTTAGGTTAAGGGCCAATTCAGACACAGATAGGTCTAGTCTAAATGGTTAAATACCCTGCGCTTGAGTGGGTAAGCTggaccaaataaatacaaatggatGTTCTCCCAAGACACATGGGCTCTTCAGACCaacagctgcccctgcccccctacCTTTGTCACAGAACTTGCCCGCCCAGCCACTGTGACAGATGCACTGCCAGGGCTGGTGGCAGGAACCGTGCTGGCAGCCAGGCATCCTCACGCAGCGCTCACAgtgcagcccctcccagcctgggTCACACCTGATGGGGAGAAGCACAggctcagggctcagggctcagggctccGGGTAGTGGGTgtgaggaaaaggaggcagaaCCAGAGCTTTTGGAGAACAGGAGGACATGTGACAGTCCCTAAGCAGAAGCAGGCCCATCCCAGAGAGGTGTGGGCTGTGCAGGTCACATATATGGAATCAGACCATCTGACAGGAGCACTCAAGTCCTGAGCCTGCACTTTGtctaatctctctgagcctcagtttcctcatctgtaaattggggataCACTTTGCAGGGATGTGTTAATGAAGAAACTAAGATCTGTCTGTAAATGCTCCCAATATCAGTCCTGGCATATGTGAggctgataatttttttttttaaaagcgtgaccctgagccctggcttgtgtggctcagtgggttgagtgccggcctgtgaaccaaaaggtcacagattcgagtcccaggcagggcacaggcctgggtttcaggccagatccctggttgagGGCGTGTGAGAAGCTACAAACAACTGTTTCTCTAGCACATTGccgtttctctcttccctctctctgaaaataaataagtaaaatcttaaaaaaaaacaaaaagagtgaTCCTGAAAGATCATCAGGACTATCTTCCTACCCTGATTCCCGggccttaattaaaaaaaaagaaaagaaagaaagaaagaaagaaagaaagaaagaaagaaatcctctTCAAGGATGGAGAGTCGGAAGCACCCCCAGCACCTCCAGCAACTTACCCTCTCCGCTCATTTCCTTGTCCAACCAGACACATTTCCCTCCTGCTACAGAATttgcccaacccccaccccagtgagtCAATTACTGAAATTCATCAAGGAAGATGCTCTTTCATAAGTACTGCTCCCATCGACCTCACCAGCAGCCTTTCTCTTCCAGGCCCAACCAATTCTCTTTacatctttcctttccctctccctttcctctcaaTCTCCTAACTCTGTCAAGCTTCAGGTCTTTCTCCCAGTATCTTGCGGAGGAATGTTTCAGAATTTCTGGGTCAGACTTGGGAGAGAGTAAAAAAAGGGAGAGACGTAAgctggaagaaggaaaagagtcaAGGCAAAGGGGACTGGGGACGGGTGAGGCTGGCCAATCTGCCCTGTGGGCCATGGGGGGATGGGGAGTGCACGGTAGGGTCTTAAGCCCCTAGACGCCTGCCCTGGGGCCAGACCCGGGGTGTGGATGTgaaggggtgggaaatggggaggaaaggggttAGGAGCACGTGCTCAGAAGAGGTACCTGCAGGAGCCGTCAGGCTCACAGAAGCCGTGGGCCAGGTCACAGTGGGAACTGCAGTCATCGGCTGCAAGAGattgatgtggaagaagtgagccgGGGGTCCGGGCTGGGTTCCCTGAGATGCAGGCTTGGGAGAGGATGCAGGGTTCCAGTAATTGGGTGGGCTCAGCTCTGGGGCAGCGCAAAAGAGACTGGTTTCTTTCCAAAGGGACACCTAGGTTTCAGCAGCCCCTTGGGTCCGAACGGCTGCAGGGATGTCTCCGGCCGACAGAGGCCAACGTGCAAGCAAGGGACACCGGGAGAGGGTGGCGGCCTGGGCGGGGGCGCGCTCACCTACGGCAGGCTGAACGAGTGCCCACAGGGCGCACAACAGGCACATGAGATGCAGGCAGCGGCAGCCGCTGGGCATGGTCAGCGCCGGCCCCGAGAAGGACGGATGGATGGACGGCCGGACGTGCGGACACCTGTGGGACAACACAGGCTGGCAGGCGGTCGGACGCGGATAGAGCTGCACGGATTGTGATTCCGAGTGATAGGAGCCGAGGGGGAGAGGGACGCCCAGACAGAagaagggagtgggggtggcGGGAAGGCTGGGGCGGAGTGAAGGGTTGAGGCGGCAAGGGTTTGGGGACAGGACCCGGCAAAGAGGTGAAGGATGGGCAGCGTGGAGTGAGGCCAGGGCGCGCGAAGGGCTGGAGCTGGGCGGCCTTGAGGACACCGGCTGCGTTCCCGGCAGCGAGCAGCGTCGGATCCCACCCTTGACTTCAACCAGTACTCGCTCCCACGTCCCCTTCCCATCTTGGCCACGCTCAGCTCGGCCACAGCGCTCGGCCTGGAGTCCCGGAGCGCCCATCGTCCTACGCGTCCCTGCCCTCACGGTCCTCACCTCCGGCTGGGAAGCGGCGCAATCGGGGCGCAGAGCAAG
The Desmodus rotundus isolate HL8 chromosome 11, HLdesRot8A.1, whole genome shotgun sequence genome window above contains:
- the ABCC10 gene encoding ATP-binding cassette sub-family C member 10 isoform X1, with product MERLLARLCDTSALQPLPVWEGDTTGHCFTQLVLSALPHALLAVLSACYWGNPRSPDYNLPCSPGWRLRLTASFLLSIFPLLDLLPVALPPGAGPGPIGLEVLAGGVAAVAWISHSLALWVLVHSPHGHSQGPLALALAAFLPAPALVLTLLWHCQRGTLLPPLLPGPLSRLCLLILQLAALLAYGLGWAVPGGPRESWVQEPLLPERQDPEIAEDGESWLSRFSYAWLTPLLARGARGELRQPRDVCRLPHRLHPTYLARVFQAHWQEGAQLWRALYGAFGRCYLALGLLKLVGTMLGFSGPLLLSLLVGFLEEGQEPLSNGLLYALGLAGGAVLGAVLQNQYGYEVRKVTLQARGAVLNILYRKALQLGPSRPPAGEALNLLGTDSERLLNFAGSFHEAWGLPLQLAITLYLLHQQVGVAFVGGLILALLLVPVNKVIATRIMASNQEMLQHKDARVKLMTELLSGIRVIKFFGWEQVLGARVEACRAQELGRLRVIKYLDAACVYLWAALPVVISIVIFITYVLMGHQLTATKVFTALALVRMLILPLNNFPWVINGLLEAKVSLDRIQRFLDLPNQNPKAYYSQDPPTEPSAVVELHEALFSWDPVGTSQETFISHLEVKKGTLVGIVGKVGCGKSSLLAAIAGELHRLRGRVAVWGLSNGFGLATQEPWIQFATIRDNILFGKTFDARLYKEVLEACALNDDLSILPAGDQTEVGEKGVTLSGGQRARIALARAVYQEKKLYLLDDPLAAVDADVANHLLHRCILGALSHTTRLLCTHRTEYLEKADLVLLLEAGRLVRAGPPSEILPLVQAVPKVWAEDGQESHSATAQSVWNPEKTKEGLKVEEGASGRLLQEESKKEGAVAFHVYRAYWRAVGAGLALAILSSLLLMQATRNAADWWLSHWISQLKAASNNSKEVAAPLTLDSTGLLSAQLLLFSPRSFYTSVSLLPKAAPSGSSDVRFYLTVYATIAGVNSLCTLLRAVLFAAGTLRAAATLHRRLLCRVLLAPVTFFDSTPVGRVLNRLSSDVACVDDSLPFILNILLANAAGLLGLLAVLGSGLPWLLLLLPPLSLIYYRVQRRYRASSRELRRLGSLTLSPLYTHLADTLAGLPVLRATGAIDRFEEENQRLLELNQRCQFASSATMQWLDIRLQLMGTAVVSAIAGIALVQHQQGLANPGTAPGPSCSPQKHVIPIPWPRPLPTLSPSIFSCHPGFPMRMYYNSPAPDFRVEETESQEVTGPGDGSGLVGLSLSYALSLTGLLSGLVSSFTQTETMLVSVERLEEYSCNVPQEPQARPMQLGTGWLTQGSVEFQDVVLVYRPGLPNALDGVTFRVQPGEKLGIVGRTGSGKSSLLSVLFRLLEPSSGRVLLDGVDTSQLELAELRSQLAIIPQEPFLFSGTVRENLDPRGLYEDLALWQALEQCHLSEVITSMGGLDGELGEGGRSLSLGQRQLLCLARALLTDAKVLCIDEATASVDQKTDQLLQQTICKRFANKTVLTIAHRLGTILNSDRVLVLQAGRVAELDSPAALRNRPHSLFQQLLQSSQQGACSSREDTAGSPPSRVSPLLGV